The following are encoded together in the Streptomyces sp. NBC_00358 genome:
- a CDS encoding ABC transporter permease yields the protein MSARQWSRDLAMGARFAVTGGREAWVRVLLTAVGVGLGVALLLLTTALPSALDARHQRESARGYLMYSSTVEKKSDRTLLIATSDTTFRDEDVRGRLVEPEGSRAPLPPGVSTFPAVGDMVVSPALDRLLKSPEGRLLRERLDHRVSGTIADSGLVDPHELAYYAGSHGLTVGALSTGRVERIDTFGSEDRSEAMDPVLLLLVLIVFVVLLMPVGVFIAAAVRFGGERRDRRLAALRLVGADGRMTRRIAAGEALAGALVGLVLGAGFFLIGRQLAALIMLFRISVFPGDLNPTPALVALVALAVPAAAVVVTLLALRGVVIEPLGVVRTARPSRRRLWWRLLLPLGGLAMLYPMIGQGRSNGDFNEYLVIGGVLLLLVGITALLPWVVEAVVARLNSGGVAWQLAIRRLQLSSGSAARLVNGIAVAVAGAIALQMLFAGVDNDYTKVSKNDLTRAQMSVDVPVGVSLGQAVGQLSGTKGVTHLTALGRTDLGDGRDEPSNESTATVGDCAALREAAELPSCKDGDVFAVEGVEWDTTTAKLDRPGARLYIDPSQGPTAKGKEIVWTVPKGVKPAGSRKDPSGDERGGFLFTPGALSGPAASTMRATVYLQLDESVPDVRELVRNSAARIGPLADANSWTATTQSQKFTSIRTGLSIGAACVLLLIGASLLVSQLEQLRERKKLLSALVAFGTRRRTLSMSVLWQTAIPIALGLGLAMVVGLTLGTVLLKMTGTSVSVDWASVLSMTGIGAGVVLLVTLLSLPPLIRLMRPDGLRTE from the coding sequence ATGAGTGCCCGCCAGTGGTCCCGCGACCTCGCCATGGGCGCCAGGTTCGCGGTGACCGGGGGTCGTGAGGCCTGGGTGCGGGTCCTGCTGACGGCCGTCGGGGTCGGACTCGGGGTGGCGCTGCTGCTGCTCACCACGGCGCTCCCGAGCGCGCTGGACGCCCGGCACCAACGGGAGAGCGCCCGGGGCTACCTGATGTACAGCTCGACGGTCGAGAAGAAGTCCGACCGTACGCTGCTCATCGCCACCTCGGACACCACCTTCCGCGACGAGGACGTACGCGGCCGGCTGGTCGAACCCGAGGGCTCCCGGGCGCCGTTGCCGCCGGGCGTGTCGACGTTCCCGGCTGTCGGCGACATGGTCGTCTCGCCCGCCCTCGACCGGCTGCTGAAGTCACCCGAGGGCAGGCTCCTGCGTGAGCGGCTCGACCACCGCGTGAGCGGCACGATCGCCGACAGCGGACTCGTCGATCCGCACGAACTCGCCTACTACGCGGGCAGTCACGGCCTGACCGTCGGCGCGCTGAGCACCGGCCGGGTCGAGCGCATCGACACGTTCGGCTCCGAGGACCGGTCCGAGGCGATGGACCCCGTCCTGCTGCTGCTCGTACTGATCGTCTTCGTGGTGCTGCTGATGCCGGTCGGCGTCTTCATCGCCGCGGCCGTACGGTTCGGCGGCGAGCGGCGCGACAGGCGGCTTGCGGCGCTGCGGCTGGTCGGCGCGGACGGCCGGATGACCCGGCGGATCGCGGCCGGCGAGGCGCTGGCCGGAGCTCTGGTCGGGCTGGTCCTCGGCGCCGGATTCTTTCTGATCGGCCGTCAGCTCGCGGCCCTGATCATGCTCTTCAGGATCAGCGTCTTCCCGGGCGACCTCAACCCGACGCCCGCCCTGGTGGCGCTGGTGGCCCTCGCGGTCCCGGCCGCCGCGGTCGTGGTGACGCTCCTCGCGCTGCGCGGCGTCGTCATCGAACCGCTCGGCGTGGTGCGGACGGCGCGGCCCTCGCGGCGCCGGCTGTGGTGGCGGCTGCTGCTGCCGCTGGGCGGCCTCGCGATGCTCTACCCGATGATCGGGCAGGGGCGGTCCAACGGGGACTTCAACGAATACCTCGTCATCGGTGGCGTCCTGCTGCTCCTGGTCGGGATCACCGCGCTGCTGCCCTGGGTGGTCGAGGCGGTCGTGGCCCGGCTGAACTCCGGTGGTGTCGCCTGGCAACTGGCCATCCGCAGGCTCCAGTTGAGCAGCGGTTCGGCAGCGCGTCTGGTGAACGGCATCGCGGTGGCGGTGGCGGGCGCGATAGCCCTGCAGATGCTGTTCGCCGGGGTCGACAACGACTACACCAAGGTCAGCAAGAACGACCTCACACGGGCCCAGATGTCCGTCGACGTTCCGGTCGGGGTCTCGCTGGGCCAGGCGGTCGGGCAGCTTTCCGGGACGAAGGGTGTCACCCACCTGACCGCCCTGGGACGGACCGACCTGGGCGACGGACGCGACGAACCCTCGAACGAGTCGACCGCGACGGTCGGCGACTGCGCGGCCCTGCGAGAGGCGGCCGAGCTGCCCTCCTGCAAGGACGGCGACGTGTTCGCGGTGGAGGGCGTCGAGTGGGACACGACCACCGCGAAGCTCGACAGGCCCGGCGCCAGGCTCTACATCGACCCGTCCCAGGGTCCCACCGCCAAGGGCAAGGAGATCGTCTGGACGGTGCCGAAGGGCGTCAAGCCCGCCGGCTCGCGCAAGGACCCCTCGGGCGACGAGCGCGGCGGCTTCCTCTTCACGCCCGGCGCGCTCTCCGGGCCGGCCGCGTCCACCATGCGCGCGACGGTCTACCTCCAGCTCGACGAATCGGTGCCGGACGTCCGTGAACTGGTCCGCAACAGCGCGGCGCGGATCGGCCCGCTGGCCGACGCCAACTCCTGGACGGCGACGACCCAGTCCCAGAAGTTCACGTCCATCCGGACGGGACTGTCCATCGGCGCGGCCTGCGTCCTCCTGCTGATCGGCGCGAGTCTGCTGGTCTCCCAGCTGGAGCAGTTGCGCGAGCGCAAGAAGCTGCTGTCCGCGCTCGTCGCCTTCGGCACCCGGCGGCGCACGCTGAGCATGTCGGTGCTGTGGCAGACCGCCATCCCGATCGCCCTGGGGCTCGGCCTCGCGATGGTCGTGGGGCTCACCCTCGGCACGGTGCTGCTCAAGATGACGGGCACCTCGGTGAGCGTGGACTGGGCGAGCGTGCTGTCGATGACCGGTATCGGAGCGGGAGTCGTGCTCCTGGTGACCCTCCTCAGCCTGCCTCCGCTGATCCGGCTGATGCGGCCGGACGGACTGCGCACGGAGTAG
- a CDS encoding PadR family transcriptional regulator, giving the protein MSIGHTLLGLLESGPRHGYDLKRAFDEKFGHDRPLHYGQVYSTMSRLLKNGLVEIDGIEAGDGPERKRYAITEAGITDVQQWLATPEKPEPYLQSTLYTKVVLALLTHRDASELLDTQRSEHLRMMRMLTERKRKGDLADQLICDHALFHLEADLRWLELAAARLDKLAEAVTTR; this is encoded by the coding sequence ATGTCCATCGGTCACACCCTCCTAGGGCTCCTGGAGTCCGGGCCGCGCCACGGTTACGACCTGAAGCGGGCCTTCGACGAGAAGTTCGGTCACGACCGGCCACTGCACTACGGCCAGGTCTACTCCACGATGTCGCGGCTGCTGAAGAACGGGCTCGTCGAGATCGACGGGATCGAGGCCGGCGACGGGCCCGAGCGCAAGCGGTACGCGATCACCGAAGCCGGGATCACCGACGTACAGCAGTGGCTCGCGACGCCCGAGAAGCCCGAGCCGTACCTCCAGTCGACCCTGTACACCAAGGTCGTCCTCGCCCTGCTGACCCACCGCGACGCGAGCGAGCTCCTCGACACCCAGCGTTCGGAGCATCTGCGGATGATGCGCATGCTCACCGAACGCAAGCGCAAGGGCGACCTGGCCGATCAGCTGATCTGCGACCACGCCCTCTTCCATCTGGAGGCCGATCTGCGGTGGCTGGAACTGGCCGCCGCGCGCCTCGACAAACTCGCCGAGGCGGTGACGACCCGATGA
- a CDS encoding ABC transporter ATP-binding protein — MTPPAGSLLTASELRKTYGPTTALDGAAFSIHPGEVVAVMGPSGSGKSTLLHCLAGIVTPDSGSITYDGHEMATMNDAQRSALRRSEFGFVFQFGQLVPELTCVENVALPLRLNGTGRKDAERAALSWMERLEVDDLKGKRPGEVSGGQGQRVAVARSLVTSPRVLFADEPTGALDSLNGERVMDLLTDAARSTNAAVVLVTHEARVAAYSDREIVVRDGRSRDMERII; from the coding sequence GTGACCCCTCCCGCGGGTTCCCTGCTCACCGCGTCGGAGCTGCGCAAGACGTACGGCCCGACCACCGCGCTGGACGGTGCCGCGTTCTCCATCCATCCCGGCGAGGTCGTCGCCGTGATGGGTCCCTCCGGCTCCGGCAAGTCCACCCTGCTGCACTGCCTCGCCGGGATCGTCACACCCGACTCCGGGTCGATCACGTACGACGGCCACGAGATGGCGACGATGAACGACGCCCAGCGCAGTGCGCTGCGCCGCTCCGAGTTCGGCTTCGTCTTCCAGTTCGGCCAGCTCGTACCGGAGCTGACCTGTGTCGAGAACGTCGCGCTGCCGCTGCGGCTGAACGGCACCGGCCGCAAGGATGCCGAGCGCGCCGCGCTGTCGTGGATGGAGCGGCTGGAGGTCGACGACCTCAAGGGCAAGCGGCCCGGCGAGGTCTCCGGTGGTCAGGGGCAGCGCGTCGCGGTCGCCCGTTCGCTGGTCACCAGCCCGCGCGTGCTGTTCGCCGACGAGCCGACCGGCGCGCTCGACTCCCTCAACGGCGAGCGCGTGATGGACCTGCTGACCGACGCGGCCCGCTCGACCAACGCCGCCGTCGTGCTCGTCACGCACGAGGCGCGGGTGGCCGCGTACTCGGACCGCGAGATCGTCGTACGCGACGGCAGGTCCAGGGACATGGAGCGGATCATATGA
- a CDS encoding roadblock/LC7 domain-containing protein, translating into MNHEALASEMRGLREQVPGITDTAVAAADGMLIAADTADTIDPESLAAIAAAGLGIARRATAVTGRGAFRQTVTYGSQGLAAFYAVGDTALMIVLGDEGIDLERLHEHTRPALGRIGTILTGDDPGPLAGTPTAPDALVGAVTETATEGA; encoded by the coding sequence ATGAATCACGAGGCACTGGCCAGCGAAATGAGAGGCCTCCGGGAACAGGTGCCCGGAATCACCGATACGGCGGTGGCCGCCGCCGACGGAATGCTCATCGCGGCGGACACCGCCGACACCATCGACCCGGAGTCCCTCGCCGCGATCGCCGCCGCCGGCCTCGGCATCGCGCGCCGGGCGACCGCCGTGACCGGCCGGGGCGCGTTCCGGCAGACCGTGACCTACGGCAGTCAGGGCCTCGCGGCCTTCTACGCGGTCGGCGACACCGCGCTGATGATCGTCCTCGGCGACGAGGGCATCGACCTCGAACGGCTCCACGAGCACACCCGGCCGGCCCTCGGCCGGATCGGAACGATCCTCACCGGGGACGACCCCGGCCCGCTCGCCGGGACCCCGACCGCGCCCGACGCGCTCGTCGGAGCCGTGACCGAAACCGCGACCGAAGGGGCATGA